In Anaerolineae bacterium, a genomic segment contains:
- a CDS encoding acetyl-CoA decarbonylase/synthase complex subunit delta: protein MPVTVEIPRETFTGRIRQVTLGATKDQGGTRKKTVTVGGETTLPFLHFEGEIPNPPAVALEITDVFPAEWSPLLIQAWGENTLKDPAQWAARAEEVDADLVMIKLTGLDSSGQHYPAKEATVIVKRVLEATGLPLIVRGPGQPERDNELLTAVADATAGERLALGLCEDKNYRTIVAAALANNHVVIASTPIDVNLAKQLNILISDMNMPLDRVLMDPTTGSLGYGLEYTYSVMERLRLAALQGDSMVQVPMICFAGEESWRQKESKVGEGVPESWGDWEKRAVMWEAITAITLLHAGANIVTLRHPKTIGLVKREIQKLMNKP, encoded by the coding sequence ATGCCTGTAACCGTAGAAATCCCCAGGGAAACTTTTACAGGAAGGATCCGGCAAGTCACCTTAGGAGCTACTAAAGACCAGGGGGGAACCCGCAAGAAAACCGTCACGGTAGGTGGAGAAACAACCCTTCCTTTTCTCCATTTTGAGGGAGAGATTCCAAATCCTCCAGCTGTGGCCCTGGAAATTACCGATGTTTTTCCCGCTGAGTGGTCTCCGCTCCTAATCCAGGCCTGGGGTGAAAATACCTTAAAAGACCCTGCTCAATGGGCAGCCAGAGCTGAGGAAGTCGATGCTGACCTTGTTATGATAAAGCTTACGGGCCTTGATTCAAGTGGACAGCATTACCCTGCTAAAGAGGCCACCGTTATAGTTAAGAGAGTTCTGGAAGCTACAGGCCTACCTCTTATCGTAAGGGGGCCAGGCCAGCCTGAGAGGGACAACGAGCTTTTAACCGCTGTGGCGGATGCCACCGCAGGAGAGCGTCTCGCTCTGGGCCTCTGTGAGGATAAAAATTATCGCACAATAGTGGCCGCCGCCCTCGCTAACAACCATGTGGTAATTGCCAGCACCCCTATTGATGTAAACCTGGCTAAACAGCTCAATATCCTCATAAGCGATATGAACATGCCTCTAGACCGCGTCCTTATGGATCCTACAACTGGTTCCCTGGGCTACGGCCTTGAATATACCTACTCTGTGATGGAAAGGCTCAGGCTTGCGGCTCTTCAGGGAGACTCCATGGTTCAGGTCCCGATGATTTGCTTTGCTGGAGAAGAATCCTGGCGGCAGAAAGAATCAAAGGTGGGGGAGGGTGTCCCGGAGTCCTGGGGAGATTGGGAAAAAAGAGCTGTTATGTGGGAGGCTATCACAGCTATAACCCTCCTTCACGCCGGCGCCAACATTGTAACCCTGAGGCATCCCAAGACCATTGGCCTGGTTAAGCGGGAAATTCAGAAACTTATGAACAAGCCATGA